Proteins encoded in a region of the Corynebacterium breve genome:
- a CDS encoding helix-turn-helix transcriptional regulator: MNAQSRSIDGDTRREVMLLLLKLGPSTAGELGEHLGLSAAGVRRHLDILVEEHLAENCEPPAITGQAPSRGRPAKTYRLTEHGREEFGHNYDHLALQALESLRQFGGDEAVRALAKSRIETILEGVEPAGESDDSVEETTRELAEVLDRHGYAATVTRAGMGIQICQHHCPVASVAAEHPELCEAEHEAISEIVGVHVQPLASIADGNGICTTNIPLVEKHLSAQPQTERSGS, encoded by the coding sequence ATGAACGCACAATCGCGATCTATTGATGGCGATACTCGTCGTGAAGTCATGTTGCTACTGCTCAAACTCGGCCCTTCCACCGCGGGGGAACTTGGGGAGCATCTGGGCCTTTCGGCCGCAGGTGTCCGCCGACACCTAGACATTTTGGTGGAAGAACACCTTGCTGAAAACTGTGAGCCTCCAGCGATTACTGGGCAGGCGCCCTCGCGTGGTCGCCCAGCTAAGACCTACAGGTTGACAGAACACGGCAGGGAAGAATTTGGCCACAACTACGACCATCTGGCTTTACAAGCGCTGGAATCCTTGCGTCAGTTCGGTGGTGATGAGGCGGTACGAGCTTTGGCAAAGAGCCGCATCGAAACCATTTTGGAAGGCGTAGAACCAGCAGGAGAGTCCGATGACTCAGTCGAGGAAACTACGCGTGAACTAGCGGAAGTGCTCGACCGGCACGGATACGCTGCCACGGTCACTCGTGCAGGCATGGGTATCCAAATCTGTCAGCACCACTGTCCAGTTGCCTCCGTAGCCGCGGAGCATCCGGAGCTGTGCGAGGCAGAGCACGAAGCAATTTCGGAAATTGTTGGAGTGCATGTGCAACCATTGGCGTCCATTGCTGATGGAAATGGCATCTGTACGACGAACATTCCACTCGTCGAAAAGCATCTTTCGGCGCAACCACAGACGGAAAGGAGCGGTTCATGA
- the mptB gene encoding polyprenol phosphomannose-dependent alpha 1,6 mannosyltransferase MptB: MTTKRQPDGQPEKPRIVDELPRLGSAGSRSAQLHEQVGGTGVDPKQVKRISVREMNRFSVLRLLGTVGALLIGLGGLGAGALPVVHNPFGLLPGGSLMARMLQASSAVVLIGVALMVVAWVLMAPFVGAKKLNSGVTDSTIMRTFLAWSLPLLFTAPLFTQDIYSYLAQGSIVAQGLDPYSAGPVNILGTEHHLARSVPFIWAHSPSPYGPVALGIAAAISVITQDSIILGVLAHRFVSLVCLLGASWAIAALARRCDVAPATALWLGILNPLTILHLVGGIHNESILLGFMLIGVEVGLRGIDKLETASKIPAWSFIIFSGVLITCAGLVKVTGFMALGFTGMAVARAIGGWKGLIQAVLVQVSLLVSTTAVVSWITGIGLGWVTGQGGAATIRSWLSVSTDIGVIFGFIGMLLGLGDHTDALLAVTRLVGVLIAIAFLLRMLWATYKGSIHPVGGLGVATFVLVILFPVVHPWYMLWAILPLAAWANRPFFRQAVVAYSAVFSFLVLPRGLALPASTVLTIYSSAIVAGIVLATLAILWLRTNRVHQLT; encoded by the coding sequence GTGACCACCAAACGCCAGCCCGATGGGCAGCCAGAAAAACCGCGCATTGTCGACGAGCTCCCTCGTTTAGGCTCTGCCGGTTCTCGTTCTGCGCAACTCCACGAGCAAGTTGGGGGCACCGGAGTAGATCCGAAGCAGGTCAAGCGGATCTCTGTCCGGGAGATGAACCGCTTCAGCGTTCTCAGGCTCTTGGGCACCGTCGGTGCACTCTTGATCGGCTTAGGCGGCCTTGGCGCCGGTGCACTCCCAGTAGTGCACAATCCATTCGGCCTGCTTCCCGGCGGATCGTTGATGGCACGTATGCTTCAGGCTTCTTCTGCTGTCGTGTTGATCGGTGTTGCCCTGATGGTCGTCGCCTGGGTGTTGATGGCTCCATTTGTGGGCGCGAAGAAGTTGAACTCTGGCGTGACAGATTCCACGATTATGCGCACATTCCTCGCGTGGTCTTTACCTCTTCTGTTCACCGCTCCGCTATTCACCCAAGACATTTACTCCTACTTGGCGCAAGGCTCAATTGTTGCCCAGGGTCTTGATCCGTATTCCGCCGGTCCGGTGAATATTTTGGGCACGGAGCATCACTTGGCACGATCGGTGCCGTTCATTTGGGCGCACTCCCCCAGCCCTTACGGTCCCGTGGCTCTAGGAATTGCCGCCGCCATCTCGGTGATCACGCAAGACTCCATCATTCTCGGCGTGTTGGCGCACCGCTTCGTCTCACTGGTCTGTCTACTTGGCGCGTCTTGGGCCATCGCAGCCCTTGCTCGGCGCTGTGACGTTGCACCCGCCACCGCACTGTGGCTGGGCATTCTCAATCCATTGACGATCCTGCACCTCGTCGGCGGCATTCACAACGAGTCCATCTTGCTGGGCTTTATGCTCATCGGCGTCGAAGTTGGCCTGCGAGGGATCGACAAGCTTGAAACGGCGAGCAAGATACCGGCGTGGAGTTTCATAATTTTTTCTGGTGTACTGATCACCTGCGCAGGCCTTGTCAAGGTCACAGGGTTTATGGCGCTCGGCTTTACAGGTATGGCAGTAGCCCGAGCCATCGGTGGATGGAAAGGCCTCATCCAGGCCGTACTCGTTCAGGTCTCCCTCTTGGTTAGCACAACCGCCGTTGTTTCCTGGATCACTGGAATCGGATTGGGGTGGGTCACCGGGCAAGGTGGTGCTGCGACAATTCGGAGCTGGCTGTCCGTCAGCACAGACATCGGGGTCATTTTCGGATTCATAGGCATGCTTTTGGGTCTTGGCGACCACACCGATGCCTTGCTTGCAGTCACACGCTTAGTCGGCGTGCTCATTGCCATCGCGTTTCTGCTCCGCATGCTCTGGGCCACCTACAAAGGCTCTATTCACCCAGTCGGTGGTTTGGGGGTTGCCACGTTTGTACTGGTGATTCTTTTCCCCGTTGTTCACCCGTGGTACATGCTTTGGGCTATCCTCCCACTGGCGGCGTGGGCTAACCGGCCGTTTTTCCGACAGGCCGTAGTGGCATACTCTGCAGTTTTCAGTTTTCTCGTTCTCCCCCGCGGACTTGCCCTACCGGCATCGACGGTTTTGACAATCTATAGTTCAGCGATCGTCGCCGGCATTGTTCTTGCAACGCTGGCCATACTCTGGCTTCGGACTAATCGGGTGCATCAGCTAACCTAA
- the sufB gene encoding Fe-S cluster assembly protein SufB: protein MTKANSAPGLETPMNDDQIIESIGPYNYGWHDSDEAGASARRGLSEDVVRDISGKKEEPEWMLNQRLKALSIFDKQPMPKWGADLSGIDFDTIKYYVSSTEGQVQSWEDLPEDIKNTYDRLGIPEAEKQRLVAGVAAQYESEVVYHQIREDLEEKGVIFVDTDTALREHEDIFKEYFGTVIPAGDNKFSALNSAVWSGGSFIYVPPGVHVDIPLQAYFRINTENMGQFERTLIIVDEDAYVHYVEGCTAPIYKSDSLHSAVVEIIVKKGGRCRYTTIQNWSNNVYNLVTKRAKAEEGATMEWVDGNIGSKVTMKYPAVWMTGPHAKGEVLSVAFAGEGQFQDTGAKMTHMAPYTSSNIVSKSVARGGGRAAYRGLIQVNANAHHSYSNVECDALLVDNISRSDTYPYNDIRNDHVTLGHEATVSQVSEEQLFYLMSRGLAEEEAMAMIVRGFVEPIAKELPMEYALELNRLIELQMEGSVG, encoded by the coding sequence ATGACTAAGGCAAATTCAGCACCTGGTCTTGAGACCCCGATGAACGATGACCAGATCATCGAGTCGATTGGTCCGTACAACTACGGCTGGCACGACTCTGACGAGGCTGGCGCATCTGCACGACGCGGATTGAGCGAAGATGTTGTCCGCGACATCTCGGGTAAGAAGGAAGAGCCGGAATGGATGCTGAACCAGCGTCTGAAGGCACTGAGCATTTTTGATAAGCAGCCTATGCCGAAGTGGGGTGCTGACCTTTCTGGAATCGATTTTGACACGATCAAGTACTACGTCAGTTCCACAGAGGGCCAGGTACAGTCCTGGGAAGACCTGCCAGAGGACATCAAGAATACCTATGACCGCTTGGGCATCCCAGAGGCTGAGAAGCAGCGCCTCGTCGCGGGTGTTGCTGCTCAATACGAGTCCGAGGTTGTTTACCACCAGATCCGTGAGGACCTGGAAGAAAAGGGTGTCATCTTCGTCGATACCGACACCGCTCTGCGCGAGCACGAAGATATCTTCAAAGAGTACTTCGGCACCGTTATCCCAGCTGGTGACAACAAATTCTCTGCCCTGAACTCTGCCGTCTGGTCTGGTGGCTCCTTCATCTACGTTCCACCGGGAGTCCACGTGGACATCCCACTACAGGCGTACTTCCGAATCAACACCGAAAACATGGGCCAGTTCGAGCGCACCCTGATCATCGTTGACGAAGACGCGTACGTCCACTACGTAGAGGGCTGTACTGCGCCAATCTACAAGTCTGACTCCTTGCACTCCGCGGTTGTTGAGATCATCGTGAAAAAGGGCGGCCGCTGTCGCTACACCACGATCCAGAACTGGTCGAACAACGTCTACAACCTTGTGACCAAGCGTGCAAAAGCCGAAGAAGGCGCAACCATGGAATGGGTCGATGGCAACATTGGCTCAAAGGTCACCATGAAGTACCCAGCAGTGTGGATGACAGGGCCACACGCTAAGGGCGAGGTTCTTTCCGTCGCTTTCGCCGGCGAGGGCCAGTTCCAGGACACCGGCGCAAAGATGACCCACATGGCTCCGTACACCTCTTCCAACATCGTGTCTAAGTCCGTGGCACGTGGCGGTGGACGCGCCGCATACCGTGGATTGATCCAGGTCAACGCGAATGCACACCACTCGTATTCCAACGTCGAATGTGACGCATTGCTGGTGGACAATATTTCGCGCTCCGACACCTATCCGTACAACGACATCCGCAACGACCACGTGACCTTGGGCCACGAAGCGACCGTCTCGCAGGTGTCCGAGGAACAGCTCTTCTACCTCATGAGCCGTGGCCTCGCGGAAGAAGAAGCGATGGCGATGATCGTTCGCGGCTTTGTTGAGCCAATCGCCAAGGAGCTCCCAATGGAATACGCGCTGGAGCTGAACCGTCTCATCGAGCTGCAAATGGAAGGATCGGTGGGTTAA
- the sufD gene encoding Fe-S cluster assembly protein SufD, with amino-acid sequence MTNETVQSGTSHQTKGDLFASFNVEDFEVPGGRDEVWRFIALRRLRGLHNGTFTEQAKPTVEVNASDAVQVEVVAADDERLKVAGGAVDRVAAQAWTSLQEATIVTIPANEQIDEPVRITITGAGENVTSFGGVLVQSETGAKATVVVQYQGTGTHADNVNFVLGDNSRLDVVVDADWDETAVHLGQQNIVLGRDATIRHTVATFGGEIVRIVPRVKFTAPGGDAELLGIYFADDGQYIENRLLVDHAVPHCRSNVMYKGALQADKQSKKPEARTCWVGDVLIRANAQNTDTYEVNRNLVLTEGARADSIPNLEIETGEIAGAGHAATVGRFDDEQVYYLMSRGIPEGQARRLIIRGFFNEVIRQVPVESVRDTLAERVEEELGRVNL; translated from the coding sequence ATGACCAACGAAACAGTGCAATCTGGTACTTCTCACCAGACGAAGGGCGACTTGTTCGCTTCCTTTAACGTCGAAGACTTCGAGGTACCAGGTGGACGCGACGAAGTATGGCGTTTTATCGCTTTGAGACGACTCCGTGGCCTACACAACGGCACCTTCACCGAGCAGGCGAAGCCGACCGTTGAAGTCAACGCATCGGACGCAGTCCAGGTCGAGGTCGTTGCAGCCGATGACGAGCGACTAAAGGTTGCTGGTGGTGCGGTAGATCGCGTAGCTGCTCAGGCATGGACCTCGCTACAGGAAGCAACGATCGTCACCATTCCTGCAAATGAGCAGATCGACGAGCCAGTGCGTATCACCATTACCGGAGCTGGCGAGAACGTCACCTCGTTTGGTGGCGTTCTGGTGCAGTCTGAAACTGGTGCGAAGGCCACCGTCGTCGTGCAGTACCAAGGCACAGGAACCCACGCGGACAACGTTAACTTTGTCCTCGGGGATAACTCCCGCCTTGATGTCGTCGTTGACGCTGACTGGGATGAAACCGCTGTCCACCTGGGGCAACAGAATATCGTTCTGGGGCGCGATGCAACGATCCGCCACACGGTTGCTACCTTCGGCGGCGAAATCGTCCGCATCGTGCCGCGAGTGAAATTCACCGCGCCCGGTGGTGACGCAGAGCTTCTCGGCATCTACTTCGCCGATGATGGCCAGTACATTGAGAACCGTCTTCTCGTAGACCACGCAGTTCCACACTGCCGCTCAAACGTCATGTACAAGGGCGCTCTCCAAGCTGACAAGCAGTCCAAGAAGCCTGAGGCACGTACATGCTGGGTCGGTGACGTACTGATTCGTGCCAACGCTCAGAACACCGACACTTACGAGGTCAACCGCAACCTCGTTCTCACCGAAGGTGCTCGCGCCGACTCGATCCCTAACTTGGAAATTGAGACTGGTGAGATCGCAGGTGCAGGTCACGCCGCCACCGTTGGTCGCTTCGACGACGAGCAGGTGTACTACTTGATGAGCCGCGGTATTCCCGAAGGTCAGGCGCGCCGCCTGATCATCCGTGGATTCTTCAACGAAGTCATCCGCCAGGTCCCTGTCGAATCTGTCCGCGACACACTGGCAGAGCGCGTCGAAGAAGAACTTGGCCGCGTCAATCTCTAA
- a CDS encoding cysteine desulfurase, with product MTQENIFTNADGTLNVDAIRAEFPILGRTVRDDKSLIYLDSGATSQRPQRVWDAEQEFVLNTFAPVHRGAYQLAEEATDAYETARDRIASFVGAAGHEIAFTKNATEALNLVAFTLGDDRAGKYRVQEGDTIVVTQLEHHANLVPWQELARRTGATLKWYQSTADGRIDLDSLQLDDSVKVVAFTHQSNVTGAVADVEEIVRRARAVGALTVVDACQSVPHMPVDFHALDVDFAAFSGHKMCGPSGVGVVYGKGNILNELPPFLTGGSMIEVVTMEKTTFADAPQRFEAGTQMTSQVVALGAAVEFLQQVGMENIQAHEHTLTAYALEKLGGIDGLSIVGPLTADQRGGAVAFNLEGVHPHDLGQVLDSEGICIRVGHHCAWPIHRALDAQSTARASFYMYNTIDEIDALVAGIDKAREFFGVN from the coding sequence ATGACCCAAGAAAACATCTTCACAAACGCTGACGGCACTCTCAACGTCGACGCCATCAGAGCTGAGTTTCCAATCCTTGGCCGCACCGTGCGCGACGATAAGTCACTGATCTACCTGGATTCAGGGGCTACCTCGCAGCGCCCGCAGCGTGTGTGGGATGCCGAGCAAGAGTTTGTCCTCAACACGTTCGCACCGGTCCATCGCGGTGCCTACCAGCTGGCCGAAGAAGCGACCGATGCCTACGAAACCGCTCGCGACAGGATCGCCTCATTTGTTGGTGCTGCAGGCCACGAGATCGCGTTTACCAAAAACGCCACCGAGGCTTTGAACCTCGTTGCCTTTACGCTTGGCGACGATCGGGCGGGCAAGTACCGCGTGCAAGAGGGCGATACGATCGTCGTCACGCAGCTTGAACACCACGCAAACCTGGTTCCGTGGCAGGAGCTTGCTCGTCGCACCGGTGCGACGTTGAAGTGGTACCAGTCCACTGCAGACGGTCGCATCGACCTCGACTCACTGCAGCTTGACGATTCTGTCAAGGTTGTTGCCTTTACCCATCAGTCAAATGTGACTGGTGCAGTGGCTGATGTCGAAGAGATCGTCCGCCGAGCTCGGGCTGTAGGTGCGTTGACAGTAGTTGACGCTTGCCAATCAGTCCCTCACATGCCAGTGGACTTTCACGCGCTCGACGTCGATTTCGCCGCCTTTTCCGGACACAAAATGTGTGGTCCTTCTGGCGTAGGTGTCGTCTACGGCAAGGGCAATATCTTGAATGAGCTGCCTCCGTTTCTCACTGGTGGTTCGATGATCGAGGTGGTCACGATGGAGAAGACCACCTTTGCTGACGCTCCGCAGCGTTTTGAGGCGGGTACTCAAATGACTAGCCAGGTCGTGGCTCTTGGCGCGGCGGTAGAGTTCTTGCAGCAAGTGGGCATGGAAAATATTCAAGCCCACGAGCACACGCTGACCGCATATGCCCTGGAGAAACTTGGTGGGATCGACGGATTGAGCATTGTAGGTCCGCTGACGGCCGATCAACGTGGCGGTGCTGTTGCCTTCAACCTAGAGGGCGTACACCCACACGACCTAGGCCAGGTACTGGATTCGGAAGGAATCTGCATCCGCGTAGGCCACCACTGCGCATGGCCGATTCACCGCGCGCTTGATGCACAGTCGACAGCACGTGCAAGTTTCTACATGTATAACACCATCGATGAGATCGATGCGTTGGTCGCTGGTATTGATAAAGCACGTGAATTCTTTGGGGTGAACTAA
- the sufC gene encoding Fe-S cluster assembly ATPase SufC: MSTLEIKNLHAQVLPSEEGQEPTPILKGVNLTINSGETHAIMGPNGSGKSTLAYTLSGHPRYEVTEGEVLLDGENILEMEVDERARAGLFLAMQYPTEVPGVSSSNFMRSAVTAVRGEAPKLREWVKELNENRDALQIDKSFSERSINEGFSGGEKKRHEVLQLGLLKPKFAVMDETDSGLDVDALRIVSEGINRYQDETNGGILMVTHYKRILNYVKPDFVHVFADGKIVTTGGAELADKLEADGYDQFIG, translated from the coding sequence ATGTCTACTCTTGAAATCAAGAACCTCCACGCTCAGGTGCTTCCTAGTGAAGAAGGCCAGGAGCCAACCCCGATTCTGAAGGGCGTTAACCTCACCATCAACTCCGGTGAAACCCACGCGATCATGGGCCCGAACGGCTCCGGCAAGTCGACGTTGGCGTACACCCTGTCGGGACACCCTCGCTACGAGGTCACCGAGGGCGAAGTTCTCCTCGACGGGGAGAACATTCTGGAGATGGAAGTGGACGAGCGCGCACGTGCAGGTCTGTTCCTCGCAATGCAGTACCCAACAGAAGTTCCAGGAGTATCGTCCTCCAATTTCATGCGTTCTGCAGTTACCGCGGTTCGCGGCGAAGCTCCCAAGCTCCGTGAATGGGTCAAGGAGCTTAACGAGAACCGCGACGCACTCCAGATCGACAAGTCTTTCAGCGAGCGTTCCATCAACGAGGGCTTCTCTGGTGGAGAAAAGAAGCGCCACGAGGTTTTGCAGCTCGGCCTGTTGAAGCCAAAGTTCGCAGTAATGGATGAGACCGACTCCGGTCTCGACGTGGACGCTTTGCGCATTGTCTCGGAAGGTATCAACCGCTACCAGGACGAGACCAACGGCGGAATCCTTATGGTCACCCACTACAAGCGCATCCTCAACTATGTGAAGCCTGATTTTGTGCACGTCTTCGCAGACGGAAAGATTGTCACCACCGGCGGAGCAGAGCTTGCTGACAAGCTTGAGGCTGACGGCTACGACCAGTTCATCGGATAG